The genomic window GCATAGAAAAGGTaaaagattaaacaaacaaaaaatggcttgtagacagctgcttttaaaaaaaaaaaaaaaaaaaagtaaaaggccaggcacggtggctcacgcctgtaatcccagaacttcaagaGGCagcggtgggtggatcacctggggtcagtagttcaagaccagcctggccaacatggcaaaatcccatctctaccaaaaacagaaaaatacaaatattaaccaggcatggtggtgcacgcctgtagtcccagctactcgggaggctgaggcaggagaatcgcttgaacatgggaggcagagactgcaacaagctgaggttgcaccactgcactccagcctgggaaacagagcaagactctgtctcaaaaaaaaaaaaggttaaagacATAGGTGACATCACTGGTGTTTGGCTTCCAACCCACCTATCCTGGCTCACAACTCCATCACGTAGTGAAACCATATTATAAGTGGGCAGGAGTATAAGCTATGTACCTCCAGGTCAGCAAGTTGTTTAAAAGACTTtagatgaggctgcagtgagcaatgattgcgTTACTCccctccagtgtgggcgacagaataagaccctatctcaaaaaaatagaaaaaaagacttcagagaatttatttctctgtgtttttatccctcaggcattaaaaaaaaaaaagagagagagaatgagtttATTTCTCATGTAAGTCACTGAGAAGACCATGGTCTCCATAATAAGAAGCAAGTTCAGCTTTATCCAAGACTATATATACAGGAAATAGAAAAGTTAGGACAAGGCAGGATTGCTCTAAGTTTCATCTCATCTATAAATCCATAAGCTTGGTGACATTATCCCATAAGATCATACAGCTCTAttctaattttataacatttgatCTTCAGAAACTAATTTAATTTCCCAAGAAGCCTTTCCTGTTAAGGACTCCACACTAAACAGCCAAAATGGGTATTCTAGTTTATTCAGTAGCTACAATTTCCCACTAAGAGTTTCCACTAATACAATGCCATGTAGGTTTATCAGAGATTGATTTATAAGTGAAGTTAGCAGGAATTGGCCCTCTCAGGTCTGATGACTCTTCAATGAACTAATAAAGTAAGTTCCCAACCTCATAAAGCTGAAGACTAGACTTTGGACCCCTGATAATCTCACCGACGTATAGCTACAGAATGAGGCACAGCCCAAGAAAACCAAGCAATCTTTACTCTTCCCGTCAACACTCACATTTTTTGGCCACAGGACATGGGGTGCAAACATAAGGGCAAGGTTATAGGCTGACATCTTGTTCTTGTCTTGTTTCTTTGCTGTCTGGTATAGGAGATCAAGCAATAACTTCAGCAAATTACGATTAGGAGGAGGGAGAATGAGGAAGAGCAACTGGAGAGCCTCAATTTGCCGGTCCTTGTCTGGTATATTGGTCTTGTTTCCTTTATCATCAAACTGCATCAAATCTTGAGGACAAAAGAGAATTTGCAAAGCGAGGAGAAAATATCAGCAAGAAAAATCAGTGCTTTCACCATTATCCTCCCCTCAACTCCatcaaagaaaggaggaaaaaagattcAGGCAGAAACACTATTCAAAGATTACAGCAAAAcataacaacaaaataatgtcaattcaattcaacaataaaaagaccaaaaaaagtttgtttgtttgtttgtttgtttgagacggagtcttgctctgtcactcaggctggagtgcagtgacacactctcagctcactgcaacctctgcctcccgggttcaagcgattctcctgcctcagcctcccgagtagctgggactacaggtgcccgccatcacgcccagctaattttttgtatttttagtagacatggggtttcactgtgttagccaggatggtctcgatctcctgaccttgtgatctgcccgcctcagcctcccaaagtgctgggattacaggtgtgagccaccacacctggccaaaattttttttaatgtgtacaggatttgaatagacattcctTCAGAAGGTATATAAGTGGCCAATAAGGCTTTGTATGCTCAGTATCATTAGCCATCAAGAAactataaatcaaaaccacagtgacataCTACTTATACCCACTACAATGGCTAACACTACAAACAGATTGACaaaaatgttggcaaagatgtagagAGAATTAAACCCTcctatattgctggtgggaatataaaatggtataaccacctggaaaacattttggcagttcctcaaaaagtgaGAGTTACCATTTGACCAAGAAATTcaattcctaggtatatactcaagagaaataaacacatatccaagtcaggtgcagtggcacatgcctgtaaccccagcactttgggaagccaatgtgggcagatcgcttgagcccaggagttcaagactagcctgggcaacatggcgaaaccccacctctatataaaaaaaaaaaaaaaaaagatccacacATGCCTTTGATAATGCCACTCACTCCACTTCTCCCCACTCAGATATTTTAcagctaaaagaaaaatgagagtgaAAAATGAGAATGAATATGTCCTTATTCACAAGCTGCTCCTTATAACAGGCAGCTCCCAATGGAGTTAGAGTTATTGGTTCTTCCCTAACAGACTAAAAAGGTTATCAATGAAAACAGTCCCCTGGATAATGAGAATTTCAAAGCACACTAATAACCATTTGAGTACAACTCATATAGACGTACAAATGATTACAGTGTATTATTTAAGCTGTTTAACCTCAATAATTCCAGGTTTAGGAAAGGCAGGTAACATTGCTAGAAAATGTTCCCTGTTaatatgaaactgaaaacaaaaattctttccAGTTATCAGCAAGGCATATGAAAGGCTACAACTGTGCCACGCATCAGTATGTTCTTAAAGAACATTCAATCACAGGGTGGTAAAAGGGAGAATTTCAAATATTGCACTAAATGAATGAACTGAACtggaaagcaaacaaaacaagcaTCTTTCATGTTAACacttataaaagaatattttccaaatctttttcaAAGGtctaacatctttatttctccccaaaataattgtaaaattatataacattctaGTAATATTTACTCATTGCATCATTGGGATTGCTACtaaaagtgctaaaaaaaaaaaaaaaaaaaaacctaatcatattagattttttttaattcaaaacttgtttcttttttttttttcttgagacagagtcttgctctgtcccctaggctggagtgcagtggtgcaatctccgctcactgcaagctctgcctcccaggttctcctgcctcagcctcccgggttctcctgcctcagcctccagagtagctgggactatacaggtgcccgccaccacacccagctaattttttgcattttcagtagagacgggttttcaccgtgttagccaggatggtctcgatctactgacctcatgatctgcccacctcagcctcccaaagtgatgggattacaggcatgagtcaccgcgccaggccaaaacttgtttctttaagtagtaaaaattattcaaaaaggaaaaaaaccttatatttcttttccatataattagaagaaacaggaaaaatactCAGGGGCAGAAAACTAAGCAACTGCAATAATGGATATTGATGCTGTAAACACTTAGAGCCCATAGCAGCATAACAGACATGCAATTTAAGAATGAATTCCCTGCCACACGGGTAGAAAGGAGTATGAAGAAACTATTTATGAGCTGAAAATGGAACATTCTTCAAGATACAGTAAGTGAATAAAGCAAACCACAGAACCATGTGTATAATCTGTTAcataaaaataggagaaaaggaaTATACATACTTGTTTGGGAATACACAAAATATCTCTGGAAGGATACTTCAGAAATCAGTAACACTGGTCCGGGGGCtgcagctcatgcctgcaatcctagcactttgggagactgaggagggagatcacttgaagccaggagttttgagaccagtctggggaacaggttttctttttttaaaagataaaaaaaattttttaatcagtAACACTGATTGTTTCTGAGAAGAACTAGGCCTTGGGGAACAAATGTAGGAGAGAAGGtttttactatatattatttCAATCATCTGAATTTTGAACTATGTGTTTctattcagaaaacaaataatttttttaaaaaataaatttccttggctgggcgtggtagctcacacctgtaatgccagcactttgggaggctgaggcaggcagatcacaaggtcaagcgatcgagaccatgctggccaacatggtaaaattccatctctagtaaaaatacaaaaattagctgggtgtggtggcgggcacctgtaatcccagctactcgggaggctgaaacaggagaatcacttgaacccgggaggcggaggttgcagtgagccgagatcgcaccattacactccagcctggtgatagagcgagactccatctcaaaaaaaaaaaaaaattttttttcaagtgtaGCGATGTCCTCAACTGAGGCATAGAAATACTGAGCAAAAACTCCAAACCAAGGCAAAAATACCAAACCTGTAAACCTCTGAAATATATGAATCAATCCAATGAAAAGCATACATTTATTAAGCAACTAAAAcggattgggcacagtggctcacgtctataatcccagcacttcaggaggccaaggtgggcagatcgcttgagcccaggagtttgagcctcagcaacatagcgaaacccagtgtctacaaaaaatacaaaaaatttgccaggcgtgatgccgcacgcctatagtcccagctactcaggaggctgaggtggcaggctcacctgagcctgggagatcaaggctgcagtgagccaaggttgcaccactcgagcctaggtgacagagtgagatcctgtttccaaCTATAATGTTCAACACATTACTCGAGGATCTATCAgagattcaaaaataaataaaactcagacCATATCTTACTACCAGCTCCTTATCTCAATACAAAGCTTATTTATCAAGAAAGCCATTcgattaaaattaaatttaactagCCAATACCTTTGAGTACCCAGAGAAGTCCAGCAACAACACGAAGTCTTAACCAATATTAATAGAAGTATTTCTGTGGGTCACAAGCAACAGAAAATTCCTAGgaactttactaaatttaaagaaatgtatttacaTCTCCTTCTTACTTCCTATACTCACCAGCGATTTTAAGGTGTGCGTTGAAATGTTTATGTGTCAGCAGAGGCTCCGGCAACTCTCCTAGAAACATCTTCAGCAAAGTGGCAACATCATTTGAGTGAAACTCCCCTGATTCCAAGTCAATGTCAGTTCCATTATTGAGAGCATCCCTTAAAATCTGCTGTCGGACACTATTACCTGGTACTCTAAACAAACCCTCTACTCGTAAGTCTGTTTAGCATAAAAGAAAGCAGAGGACAggcaaaaaggaagcagaaatatTATGATTAAAATACACGGTCTAAAGACTACACTTAAAAGACCCTTTACAAAGCCTTTCAAGtaagtttttgcctttttttcatcAGTGTAGTTTAGAACCTACAGACCTCCTGAGGAGACATATCTGAACGCCCTTGGGCACTTGGAGATCTTCCAAACTAAAAGGTAGTCCTCCCAGGAGTCATTCAATCTCCTGAAGTATGTACAGACAATCTGAATTTAACCCAATCAATGGTCAGGATTagcttgaaaaataaattttaaaaaagccaaaTCTCCCTAAAGACCTCTTCTTGTTTATCCCAGACTTCATTTTGAGGGGCTACATACATCTGTGGATGTTTGTAGCTCTTGTAAACTGTTTTCCCAGCCCAGAATGAATCCAGAGTCTCTGCACTGCTCCAGGAATTAGAACTCTAATGTGTCAAATTCCTAAGAGATTCCCAGAAGCTTTAGTCATCCCAACTATTCATCCCTAGGCCAGAGgcaatagctcatgcctataatctcaacactttgggaggcctaggcgggtgaatcacttgagcacagttcaagacaagcctaggcaatatggcaaaaccccatctctacaaaaaaactacaaaaagcagccaggtgtggtggtgcaagcttgtgatcccagttactagggaggccgaggtgggagaatcacctgagcctgggaggtcaaggctgcagtgagccaagattgcaccactgtaccccagccggggtgacagaatgagactttgtctcaaaaaaaaaaaaaagtaaagagtgTGTTTTAAGCATAGAATTCTGGAGAAAAAAGGTATCATGCTCTCTTAAATAAATGCAATGATTCTTTAGGGACAACATATTTTTCCAGAAGAAATGTCTCTCTGAGGCAAGAGGTAAATGTGACTTCATAGACACGGTCTAATTTATATACACTTTGAGAGTGTAAAGCAAATGAATATGAGATgaagtttaaaaggaaatatatttaaaaacatgccACCTGAAATTAACACTGGTTAGTTCCTTTGATGGTTAATTGGCACCTACTAACTCCAGGCAACTAGCTCTCAACAGAAAACAGAATTCTTCATTAAACAAAGAATGATAAAATTTCAAGTAGTCTTACTTTTGTGTAGATATTCAATCAGTTGGTATATCTGGGCAATGCCTTCCTCTGTCAGTGGGGACCCAAATATCACTCCTTTTTCTGAAAAACCATATGATATGACAGGGCTATATTTCAAACAAATAGTACAAAATCATCACACTTAAAACCACTCAAGCATCCTATTTTACAATTCAGCAAGCGTTTTCACATGGTCAGTAAACAAAAACCTTAGAACTGGAAGTGCACCAGAAAATGCAAGCAGGATAACTCTCAATCAGTTCTCTCCAAGTTCAATATTAGACTGTAGGTTCCTTGAAGGCAAATACTATCTTCTTTTTTAAGTAAGAAGCGTATATCTAGTAAATAAGAAGGAGATATCTAGCATGTTAGTATTTAatttaacaaacaaacagaaggccaggcatggtggctcacacctgtaatcccagcgctttgggaggctgaggtgggaggactgcttgaagccaggagtttgagaccagcctgggcaacatagtgagaccccatttctacaaaaaatagaaaacaggcaTGGCgtcatgcatctgtagtcccagctactgggagctgagacagaaggatagattgagcccaggaattcaaggcttcagtgagctatgacaccactgcgctccagcatcggcaacagagtgagaccccatccctgaaaaaaaagaaaattcaagctTTCTGCTCTATAGTCTCTAGCTATGTAACTATGgttttttaaagatcattttcACATATTAATAGGGCACGAAAATCAAGATGCCCCTGATAACTACCTAAGTTAATCATGTCATCATCTCTCAGGgactgaaaatatttgctttaaattatttatttatctagatAGTTTTTACAATTTGTATCACAATTACTTAAGGTGTTACTacttataaaaattgaaaaaaatggccaaaaaaaagCTCTAAGTTAATAGCAACTCTTCAGTGAAAGTGTAGATGTTGAGAGAGAAGCCCAGGGAGCAGCTGAGGCCTGCCCACCCTTCACAGACACATCTCCTACCCTTTCGCTTGAGAGACATGAGAGACCGGAAGAATCCTGACGCTGGGCCGGCCCCGCCAGGCAACTTAAGGTCCACTTCCCCCATCAGCTGAGCCAACTCAGTTCCAGGTAAATCGATGAGCCTTGTGATATTGCTGACCACCAACTCAGTGAAAACCTCAGGTTTCTCATGTCGGAGTTTCTCCACAAAAAAGTCAGGATTAAAGATAATGGGCTGACCTCGAAGGGAAGAATCATTGCAGATCACAAAACTGCAGATGGCATCActgaaaaacacagaagaaaatcttttgggacatgatttttgtatgtttcttatGCACTACTCATTGGGTTACTTGGTCCTGACTCCACGCAAAGGCAGAGGTTTCCTTATAGTCTGCTTCCTTTAATTGAGCCAGATGCCCTTGAACACTGTTCCTTATAACCACAAAGCCTCACAGAGGGGAAGGCATTTACAGGTACATAAAACGGTAATTAATTCCGCTTTTCCCATGTCCACAAATAGGTTTTACTTTAAAATCCTTCAATTCTGGATGCCTCTGACCCATCCATCATCATCTAAGTCCAACCTCTGCTCAGACAGGTTCTTCTCTCTAGGGCTCCTGATCTTAGCTGGGTCTCCACTCCTACATTACATTGGGCTATACTCCTGGCAAAGCTCCTTGAATCTCAGAAATATTTCCTTCACTGTTCTTTGTTTCCCAATGCCTACTTTAcccctgtattagttcattttcatactgctatgaagaaatgcccaagactaggtaatttataaagaaaaagagctttaatggactcacagttccacatgactggggaggcctcacaatcatgataaCAAAAAGTATGGGACTAGAAGGCgaaggaggaacaaaggcacatcttacatggtagcatGTTGGGAACAGACACCAAAATCCGGCCaaaaactggccccaaaactggccataaacaaaatctctgcagcacggtgacatgttcatgatggccatgacgCCTATGCTGGAAGattgtgggtttaccggaatgagag from Theropithecus gelada isolate Dixy chromosome 9, Tgel_1.0, whole genome shotgun sequence includes these protein-coding regions:
- the ARHGAP19 gene encoding rho GTPase-activating protein 19 is translated as MATEAQSEGEVPARESGRSDAICSFVICNDSSLRGQPIIFNPDFFVEKLRHEKPEVFTELVVSNITRLIDLPGTELAQLMGEVDLKLPGGAGPASGFFRSLMSLKRKEKGVIFGSPLTEEGIAQIYQLIEYLHKNLRVEGLFRVPGNSVRQQILRDALNNGTDIDLESGEFHSNDVATLLKMFLGELPEPLLTHKHFNAHLKIADLMQFDDKGNKTNIPDKDRQIEALQLLFLILPPPNRNLLKLLLDLLYQTAKKQDKNKMSAYNLALMFAPHVLWPKNVTANDLQENITKLNSGMTFMIKHSQKLFKAPAYIRECARLHYLGSRTQASKDDLDLIASCHTKSFQLAKSQKRDRVDSCPHQEETQQHTEEALRELFQHVHNMPESAKKKQLIRQFNKQSLTQTPGREPSASQVQKRARSRSFSGLIKRKVLGNQMMSEKKKRNPTPESVAIGELKGASKENRNSLFSGSPAVTMTPTRLKWSEGKKEGKKGFL